In the genome of Candidatus Microbacterium phytovorans, one region contains:
- a CDS encoding aldo/keto reductase: MTRIGNSDLDVFPLALGGNVFGWTADRDASFAVLDSFRAGGGDFIDTADSYSAWVDGHTGGESETIIGEWLAARGLRAGEDVTVATKVSQHPQFKGLSASTVRAAAEASLGRLGVETIDLYFAHFDDADTPLEETVAAFGALVKDGLVRYTAVSNYSADRIREWVRIARELGVAEPVAVQPHYNLVHREIEADIVPAAQELGLGLVPYFALAKGFLTGKYRTTDATGASSPRAAAAVTYATPQGLQIIDTLERIGRAHDVSIAATALAWLRAKPTVVAPIASASKEAQVADLLDGGKTDLTADEVAELDAVSEWTPADQ, translated from the coding sequence ATGACCCGCATCGGAAACAGTGACCTCGACGTCTTCCCCCTGGCCCTCGGCGGCAACGTATTCGGCTGGACCGCCGACCGCGACGCGTCCTTCGCCGTCCTCGACTCCTTCCGTGCCGGCGGCGGTGACTTCATCGACACCGCCGACTCCTACAGCGCGTGGGTCGACGGCCACACCGGCGGCGAGAGCGAGACGATCATCGGCGAGTGGCTCGCGGCGCGCGGGCTTCGCGCGGGCGAGGACGTCACCGTCGCCACCAAGGTGAGCCAGCACCCCCAGTTCAAGGGGCTCTCGGCATCCACCGTGCGGGCCGCCGCGGAGGCATCGCTCGGCCGCCTCGGCGTCGAGACGATCGACCTCTACTTCGCACACTTCGACGACGCCGACACTCCGCTGGAGGAGACCGTCGCCGCGTTCGGTGCGCTCGTGAAGGACGGGCTCGTCCGCTACACCGCCGTGTCGAACTACTCGGCCGACCGCATCCGCGAGTGGGTGCGCATCGCGCGCGAGCTGGGCGTCGCCGAGCCGGTCGCCGTGCAGCCGCACTACAACCTCGTCCACCGCGAGATCGAGGCGGACATCGTCCCGGCCGCGCAGGAGCTCGGCCTCGGACTCGTGCCCTACTTCGCGCTGGCGAAGGGCTTCCTCACCGGGAAGTACCGGACGACGGATGCCACGGGCGCCTCGTCTCCGCGTGCCGCCGCCGCCGTGACCTACGCGACCCCACAGGGCCTCCAGATCATCGACACCCTCGAGCGGATCGGCCGCGCGCACGACGTGTCGATCGCCGCGACGGCGCTCGCCTGGCTCCGCGCCAAGCCCACCGTCGTCGCCCCCATCGCGTCGGCGTCGAAGGAGGCGCAGGTCGCCGATCTCCTCGACGGCGGAAAGACCGACCTCACCGCCGACGAGGTCGCCGAGCTCGACGCCGTGTCGGAATGGACGCCCGCCGACCAGTGA
- a CDS encoding ABC transporter ATP-binding protein, with product MNDPDIVCEGLVRIFAVADIEVQALQGLDLVVERGGLVALVGASGSGKSTLLSILSALDAPTAGKATVAGRDLTALTARQRVDYRREVVGFVWQQTARNLLPYLSAEENVHLARAIGGDRSRSARARELLELTGVADVAARRPAELSGGQQQRVAIAVALANDPRVLLADEPTGDLDEHATADVLATFETVNRELGTTALIVTHDPAVSEHVRRTVQIRDGRTATEVLRSTHTDDEGREHVVAQEFVVLDKVGRMQLPTDYMTQLDLRDRVRLELNPDHVGVWSGTAAVPRPDAAIAVPGSGVEGPESEAAVRASGDAAPPTRRSLRERKDDSDD from the coding sequence ATGAACGATCCCGACATCGTCTGCGAAGGTCTCGTGCGCATCTTCGCGGTCGCAGACATCGAGGTGCAGGCGCTCCAGGGCCTCGACCTCGTCGTCGAACGCGGCGGCCTCGTGGCGCTCGTCGGCGCCTCCGGCTCCGGGAAGTCGACCCTCCTGTCGATCCTCTCCGCGCTGGATGCCCCCACCGCGGGCAAGGCCACCGTCGCGGGCCGCGACCTCACGGCGCTCACCGCGCGACAGCGCGTGGACTACCGACGCGAAGTGGTCGGATTCGTCTGGCAGCAGACCGCCCGCAACCTCCTGCCGTACCTGTCGGCGGAGGAGAACGTGCACCTGGCCCGGGCGATCGGCGGCGACCGCTCCCGCTCCGCCCGCGCGCGCGAGCTCCTGGAGCTCACGGGCGTCGCCGACGTCGCGGCGCGGCGTCCTGCGGAGCTCTCGGGCGGTCAGCAGCAGCGGGTGGCCATCGCCGTCGCGCTCGCGAACGACCCGCGCGTGCTGCTGGCCGACGAGCCGACGGGCGATCTGGACGAGCACGCGACGGCGGACGTCCTCGCCACCTTCGAGACGGTCAACCGCGAGCTCGGCACGACGGCACTCATCGTGACCCACGACCCCGCCGTCTCGGAGCACGTGCGACGCACGGTGCAGATCCGCGACGGACGCACCGCGACCGAGGTGCTGCGCTCCACCCACACCGACGACGAGGGCCGCGAGCACGTCGTCGCCCAGGAGTTCGTGGTGCTCGACAAGGTCGGCCGGATGCAGCTGCCCACCGACTACATGACCCAGCTCGACCTTCGCGACCGCGTGCGCCTCGAACTCAACCCCGACCACGTCGGCGTGTGGTCCGGCACGGCGGCGGTGCCGCGACCGGACGCGGCTATCGCGGTTCCAGGATCCGGTGTCGAGGGACCGGAATCGGAGGCCGCGGTCCGGGCATCTGGGGATGCCGCCCCGCCCACGAGGCGGAGTCTGCGCGAACGGAAGGACGATTCCGATGACTGA
- a CDS encoding FtsX-like permease family protein, translating into MTARSPGLFALTRRRFATPRSAAIVIVALTALAAFVIAAAPRALVGVVRAEVAHQISGVAATSRDLTGSSINVPVFAPAPDAALTDGWDAGAPEMFGALAGQLAAAREDFDPVLRDLTAPAEFAEHLSAGAAADPTGIPADVPLPFVQVISEPAAATHVRVVDGAWPEAWSGDGPIPILLTVSAAETMAWTVGEERTPFVLAGIGEAVDPDADRWLHLITALTASVYDDGNRRPTATSAGWVAPETWAALTQSGELGRTQLSLWYPVDGAGARDADPTALLSAVRGATTASVALDPSGQLRTRLSSDLVSVLSTGLSRANSASAILAVAAVGPLAVSVALIVLASALIVRRRRSDLALLSARGAPLARLRRLLFGEGLLLGAPAAVAGALAGVLLTANDAGWMPTVCAVLVGFAPAAALAATLRRALLTRARADLDAPSRGRWVRVGELIVVLVAVAAVVQLVLRGIGTDTTTIDPLVIIAPLLATVALALLVVRLHPVPLAAALAASRRRRGVVGLVGAARNLRDPSAGTTAVLAMVVAVAIAVFSSVVLATVDRGAVVAAQRDVGADVRLAGPYFDEGTVERLRAVDGVADAVGILRGDFLTIAGESGSGAGQATDSVLAFVTETDRAAEAQRGYVGAFPGGVNSGADPLEIVASTSVAAEVGSGDVTLLDRPARVVGTIPALLGATDTTEFVVLDAADYTALTGLGFYPRTVLVDLEDGIDPRDVLPAIQDAVGQTHTTRVLADSTAEIQASPAVTALRFVLFGALGIAALLSVIALLLVAGVSRDARSRVIALLRTMGLDRARARGIVAWEFAPLGITALVGGVLLGAALPLLVVASIDLRPFTGGGAQPSLTVDPALSGALIAVVVVALALAVVAGVLSARTVSMATVLRTEED; encoded by the coding sequence ATGACGGCCCGCTCTCCGGGGCTGTTCGCCCTCACCCGGCGCCGCTTCGCCACGCCGCGCAGCGCGGCGATCGTCATCGTCGCCCTCACGGCGCTCGCCGCGTTCGTCATCGCCGCCGCCCCGCGCGCCCTCGTCGGCGTGGTGCGCGCGGAGGTGGCGCATCAGATCTCCGGCGTCGCGGCGACCTCGCGCGACCTCACCGGCTCGTCGATCAACGTCCCCGTCTTCGCGCCCGCACCGGACGCCGCGCTGACGGACGGCTGGGATGCCGGGGCGCCCGAGATGTTCGGCGCTCTCGCCGGGCAGCTCGCGGCGGCCCGCGAAGACTTCGACCCCGTCCTTCGCGACCTGACCGCGCCTGCGGAGTTCGCCGAGCACCTCTCGGCGGGAGCCGCCGCCGATCCGACCGGCATCCCGGCCGACGTTCCGCTGCCGTTCGTGCAGGTGATCTCCGAACCTGCCGCCGCCACGCACGTGCGCGTCGTCGACGGCGCATGGCCGGAAGCCTGGAGCGGTGACGGGCCGATCCCGATCCTCCTCACCGTGTCCGCGGCCGAGACGATGGCCTGGACGGTAGGGGAGGAGCGCACCCCGTTCGTGCTCGCGGGCATCGGCGAGGCGGTCGATCCCGACGCCGACCGGTGGCTGCACCTCATCACGGCGCTGACGGCATCCGTCTACGACGACGGCAACCGGCGACCCACCGCGACGAGCGCCGGGTGGGTGGCGCCGGAGACCTGGGCCGCCCTCACCCAGTCGGGCGAGCTCGGGCGCACGCAGCTCAGCCTGTGGTACCCGGTCGACGGTGCGGGCGCGCGCGATGCCGACCCGACCGCGCTGCTGTCGGCGGTGCGCGGTGCCACGACGGCGTCGGTCGCACTCGACCCGTCGGGCCAGCTGCGCACGCGCCTGTCGAGCGACCTCGTCTCGGTGCTGTCCACGGGGCTCTCGCGCGCCAACTCCGCGAGCGCGATCCTCGCGGTCGCCGCCGTGGGGCCGCTCGCCGTCAGCGTCGCGCTCATCGTGCTCGCGTCCGCGCTCATCGTGCGGCGGCGGCGCAGCGATCTCGCGCTCCTCTCGGCGCGCGGTGCGCCGCTCGCGCGGCTGCGACGCCTCCTGTTCGGCGAGGGCCTGCTGCTCGGCGCGCCGGCGGCGGTCGCCGGTGCCCTCGCCGGCGTGCTGCTGACGGCGAACGACGCCGGGTGGATGCCGACCGTGTGCGCCGTGCTCGTGGGATTCGCCCCCGCGGCCGCGCTCGCCGCGACGCTCCGGCGCGCGCTCCTCACACGAGCGCGCGCCGATCTCGACGCCCCCTCGCGCGGTCGCTGGGTGCGGGTGGGCGAGCTGATCGTCGTGCTCGTGGCGGTGGCGGCGGTCGTGCAGCTCGTGCTCCGCGGCATCGGCACCGACACGACCACGATCGACCCGCTCGTCATCATCGCGCCGCTCCTGGCGACGGTCGCACTCGCGCTGCTCGTCGTGCGGCTGCACCCGGTGCCGCTGGCGGCGGCACTGGCGGCCTCGCGCCGCCGCCGCGGCGTGGTCGGTCTCGTCGGGGCGGCCCGCAACCTCCGCGACCCGTCCGCCGGCACCACCGCCGTGCTCGCGATGGTCGTCGCCGTCGCGATCGCCGTGTTCTCCTCCGTCGTGCTGGCGACGGTCGACCGGGGCGCCGTCGTCGCGGCGCAGCGCGACGTGGGCGCGGACGTGCGCCTGGCCGGGCCGTACTTCGACGAGGGCACGGTGGAGCGTCTGCGCGCGGTGGACGGCGTCGCGGATGCCGTCGGCATCCTGCGCGGTGACTTCCTCACGATCGCGGGGGAGTCGGGGTCCGGCGCGGGCCAGGCCACGGACAGCGTGCTCGCGTTCGTCACCGAGACGGATCGCGCCGCCGAGGCGCAGCGCGGATACGTCGGCGCGTTTCCCGGTGGCGTGAACTCCGGCGCGGACCCGCTCGAGATCGTCGCCTCCACCAGCGTCGCCGCCGAGGTGGGGTCGGGTGACGTGACACTGCTCGATCGTCCGGCGCGCGTGGTGGGGACGATCCCCGCGCTCCTCGGTGCCACCGACACGACCGAGTTCGTCGTGCTCGACGCCGCCGACTACACGGCGCTCACGGGGCTCGGCTTCTACCCGCGCACCGTGCTCGTCGACCTGGAAGACGGCATCGACCCCCGCGACGTGCTGCCCGCCATCCAGGATGCCGTCGGGCAGACCCACACGACACGGGTGCTGGCCGACTCGACGGCGGAGATCCAGGCGTCGCCGGCGGTGACGGCCCTGAGGTTCGTGCTGTTCGGGGCGCTCGGGATCGCCGCGCTCCTGTCGGTGATCGCGCTGCTGCTGGTGGCCGGGGTGTCGCGCGACGCCCGCTCCCGCGTGATCGCGCTCCTGCGGACGATGGGGCTCGATCGGGCGCGAGCCCGCGGCATCGTCGCCTGGGAGTTCGCCCCGCTCGGCATCACGGCCCTCGTCGGCGGGGTGCTGCTGGGGGCCGCCCTGCCGCTGCTGGTCGTGGCATCCATCGACCTGCGTCCTTTCACCGGCGGCGGTGCCCAACCGTCGCTCACCGTCGACCCCGCCCTCAGCGGGGCCCTCATCGCCGTCGTGGTCGTCGCGCTGGCGCTCGCCGTCGTGGCGGGCGTGCTCAGCGCGCGGACCGTCTCGATGGCGACCGTGCTCCGAACGGAGGAGGATTGA
- a CDS encoding ABC transporter ATP-binding protein codes for MTETLLDARGLSVVHRTPAGEVAALADASLTLSPGEFVVLVGPSGAGKTTLLHVLGGIQPVTTGTVRIGEVEMTTASEAQVDRVRRDDLGYVFQSFGLISALTAEENVELPLRIRGTDAGERAARVSHLLERVGLAAHAKQRPGELSGGQQQRVGIARALAGSPRILLADEPTGQLDSHTAVQMIDLISSIAHDDGLAVLLSTHDPSVLARADRVLELHDGVLRAG; via the coding sequence ATGACTGAGACCCTGCTCGACGCGCGCGGCCTCTCGGTCGTGCACCGCACGCCCGCCGGTGAGGTCGCGGCGCTCGCCGACGCGTCTCTCACCCTCTCGCCCGGCGAGTTCGTCGTGCTGGTGGGGCCGTCGGGGGCGGGCAAGACGACGCTGCTGCACGTGCTCGGCGGCATCCAGCCCGTCACGACCGGCACGGTCCGCATCGGCGAGGTCGAGATGACGACGGCATCCGAGGCGCAGGTCGACCGCGTGCGGCGCGACGACCTCGGCTACGTCTTCCAGTCGTTCGGCCTCATCAGCGCGCTGACCGCGGAGGAGAACGTGGAACTCCCGCTGCGCATCCGAGGGACGGATGCCGGTGAGCGCGCCGCGCGCGTGTCGCACCTGCTGGAACGGGTGGGGCTCGCGGCGCACGCGAAGCAGCGCCCCGGAGAGCTGTCGGGCGGTCAGCAGCAGCGCGTGGGCATCGCCCGGGCCCTCGCCGGCTCGCCGCGCATCCTGCTCGCCGACGAACCGACCGGACAGCTCGACTCCCACACGGCCGTGCAGATGATCGACCTCATCTCCTCGATCGCCCACGACGACGGCCTCGCCGTGCTCCTTTCCACCCACGACCCGTCGGTGCTCGCGCGCGCCGACCGTGTGCTGGAACTCCACGACGGTGTACTGCGCGCGGGCTGA
- a CDS encoding bifunctional nuclease family protein, whose protein sequence is MTVVEVRVAGVALDGAGQHVILLTPMDDAQGDGRVLPIWIGAQEATSILIAVEGAQAPRPLAHDLMRAMLAETDTVVDRVEVTRIEDGTFYAEITLLTPGGPRIVDARPSDAVALASRTGASVFVADDVLAEAGVPGTIVEGGEEQQVEEFQRFLDDVDPDDFRG, encoded by the coding sequence GTGACCGTGGTCGAAGTGCGCGTGGCCGGCGTCGCCCTCGACGGTGCGGGGCAGCACGTCATCCTCCTCACGCCGATGGACGACGCCCAGGGCGACGGGCGTGTTCTGCCCATCTGGATCGGGGCGCAGGAGGCGACCTCGATTCTCATCGCGGTCGAGGGCGCCCAGGCGCCGCGGCCCCTCGCGCACGACCTCATGCGCGCGATGCTCGCCGAGACCGACACGGTCGTCGACCGCGTCGAGGTGACGCGTATCGAGGACGGCACGTTCTACGCCGAGATCACCCTCCTCACCCCCGGCGGGCCGCGGATCGTCGATGCCCGCCCGTCGGATGCCGTGGCCCTCGCGTCGCGGACGGGCGCGTCGGTGTTCGTCGCCGACGACGTGCTGGCCGAGGCCGGGGTGCCCGGCACGATCGTCGAGGGCGGCGAGGAGCAGCAGGTCGAGGAGTTCCAGCGATTCCTCGACGATGTCGACCCCGACGATTTCCGCGGCT
- a CDS encoding GNAT family N-acetyltransferase gives MLREARPGDEAGILALIHALAVYEREPEAVENTADALAASLFGSHPQVFAHVVERDGAILGIAVWFVTYSTWTGRHGIWLEDLYVDEAHRGAGYGKALMRALAEVCVARGYSRFEWTVLDWNAPSIAFYRAIGAEAQDEWTTQRLSGAALEALAGEASAEG, from the coding sequence GTGCTCCGCGAGGCCCGTCCGGGCGACGAGGCCGGCATCCTGGCCCTCATCCACGCGCTCGCCGTCTACGAGCGCGAGCCGGAAGCCGTGGAGAACACGGCGGATGCCCTCGCGGCGAGTCTGTTCGGCTCCCACCCGCAGGTCTTCGCCCACGTCGTGGAGCGAGACGGCGCGATCCTCGGCATCGCCGTGTGGTTCGTCACGTACTCGACCTGGACCGGCCGACACGGGATCTGGCTGGAAGATCTGTACGTCGACGAGGCCCATCGCGGTGCGGGCTACGGCAAGGCGCTCATGCGCGCGCTCGCCGAGGTGTGCGTCGCCCGGGGCTACAGCCGCTTCGAGTGGACGGTGCTGGACTGGAACGCGCCGTCGATCGCGTTCTACCGTGCGATCGGCGCCGAGGCGCAGGACGAGTGGACGACGCAGCGTCTCTCGGGTGCGGCCCTCGAGGCGCTCGCAGGGGAGGCTTCGGCGGAGGGCTGA
- a CDS encoding LLM class flavin-dependent oxidoreductase, with translation MRSFGTLSFGHYGPLGNGRQLTAQDSMKQAIDLAQGLDDLGVNGIAFRVHHFARQQASPMPLLAAIAATTERIEMGTGVIDMRYENPLYLAEEAAAVDLLSDGRLALGVSRGSPETVVRGYEAFGYTGSQDPRGADMARDKFELFLRAIEGQPLAERDASSPFGGGSGGQRIEPYSEGLRSRIWWGAGTRETAEWAGRQGVHLMSSTLVTEADGRPFDLLQAEQLDLFRAAWRDAGHPGTPRTSVSRSIFPITTAEDELYFGHSAEGDGIGYIDGFRSTFGKTYAAAPDVLVEQLKQDAAVMSADSLMLTIPSQLGVEFNLRIVESFATHVAPALGWVSTRP, from the coding sequence ATGCGCAGTTTCGGAACGCTCTCCTTCGGCCACTACGGTCCGCTCGGCAACGGTCGTCAGCTCACCGCCCAGGACTCCATGAAGCAGGCGATCGATCTCGCCCAGGGCCTGGACGACCTCGGCGTCAACGGCATCGCCTTCCGCGTGCACCACTTCGCGCGGCAGCAGGCGTCGCCGATGCCGCTGCTCGCTGCGATCGCCGCCACCACCGAGCGCATCGAGATGGGCACGGGCGTCATCGACATGCGCTACGAGAACCCGCTGTACCTCGCCGAGGAGGCAGCAGCCGTCGACCTCCTCTCCGACGGTCGCCTCGCCCTGGGCGTCAGCCGCGGCTCACCCGAGACCGTCGTCCGCGGGTACGAGGCGTTCGGCTACACCGGCTCGCAGGACCCTCGCGGCGCCGACATGGCTCGTGACAAGTTCGAGCTGTTCCTCCGCGCCATCGAGGGCCAGCCACTCGCCGAGCGCGACGCGAGCAGCCCGTTCGGCGGCGGCAGCGGCGGACAGCGCATCGAACCGTACTCGGAGGGTCTGCGCTCCCGCATCTGGTGGGGTGCCGGAACACGGGAGACGGCCGAGTGGGCCGGTCGGCAGGGTGTGCACCTCATGTCGTCGACGCTCGTGACCGAGGCCGACGGCCGCCCGTTCGATCTCCTCCAGGCCGAGCAGCTCGACCTGTTCCGCGCCGCGTGGCGGGATGCCGGTCACCCCGGCACGCCGCGCACCTCGGTGAGCCGGTCGATCTTCCCGATCACGACCGCCGAGGACGAGCTGTACTTCGGCCACTCCGCCGAGGGCGACGGCATCGGCTACATCGACGGCTTCCGCTCGACGTTCGGCAAGACCTACGCCGCGGCACCCGACGTGCTCGTCGAGCAGCTGAAGCAGGATGCCGCCGTGATGTCGGCCGATTCGCTCATGCTGACGATCCCCTCGCAGTTGGGGGTGGAGTTCAACCTCCGCATCGTGGAGTCGTTCGCGACGCACGTCGCCCCCGCCCTCGGCTGGGTGAGCACCCGCCCCTAG
- a CDS encoding methyltransferase domain-containing protein codes for MADDYTHGHHESVLRVHRKRTVGNSAAYLLPELRPGSRVLDVGAGPGTISTDLAAIVAPGPVHAVDASADVVAHAEADRVELGIENLSYAVDDAYALSSEDGAWDVVHAHQVLQHLARPVDALREFRRVVAPGGVVAVRDVDYEGTIWWPRVPGLDEWREVYLAAHRGTSGDPSAGRQLKSWARAAGFTDVRSSASVWLFESPEAREWWGGAWAERALHSSFADNVLRLGIADRDALERISAGWLEWAAAEDGWLLMPHGEVLARD; via the coding sequence ATGGCCGACGACTACACGCACGGGCACCACGAGAGCGTGCTGCGCGTGCACCGGAAGCGCACGGTGGGCAACTCCGCCGCGTACCTCCTGCCCGAACTCCGACCCGGCAGCCGCGTCCTCGACGTGGGCGCCGGACCCGGCACGATCAGCACCGACCTCGCGGCCATCGTCGCGCCGGGCCCCGTGCACGCGGTCGACGCCTCGGCCGACGTCGTCGCGCACGCCGAAGCCGATCGGGTCGAGCTGGGCATCGAGAACCTCTCGTACGCCGTCGACGACGCGTACGCGCTGTCGTCGGAAGACGGCGCATGGGACGTCGTGCACGCCCACCAGGTGCTGCAGCACCTCGCTCGGCCCGTCGACGCGCTCCGCGAGTTCCGCCGCGTCGTCGCGCCCGGCGGTGTCGTCGCGGTGCGCGACGTCGACTACGAGGGCACCATCTGGTGGCCCCGGGTCCCCGGCCTCGACGAATGGCGCGAGGTGTATCTCGCCGCCCACCGCGGCACGAGCGGCGACCCGTCGGCAGGGCGGCAGCTGAAGTCGTGGGCGCGGGCGGCGGGCTTCACGGATGTGCGGTCGTCGGCATCCGTCTGGCTCTTCGAATCGCCCGAGGCGCGGGAGTGGTGGGGCGGCGCGTGGGCGGAACGGGCGCTCCACTCCTCGTTCGCCGACAACGTGCTGCGGCTCGGCATCGCCGATCGCGACGCGCTGGAGCGGATCAGCGCCGGGTGGCTCGAATGGGCGGCGGCAGAGGACGGCTGGCTGCTCATGCCGCACGGCGAGGTGCTCGCGCGCGACTGA